In Veillonellales bacterium, a genomic segment contains:
- a CDS encoding OmpH family outer membrane protein, with the protein MEKNKNYKTERRNLIMLQGKKILFVFMAIGILLCAMGTVQAAPAAASVGYVDYLYLINHHPDTSGANEALKAERDQDKQQYDEKSAALSDPDKQALAKQLNQQVEQKRQELLKPIAEKINAAIKEVADEKGLSIVISKNNVIYGGVDITADVLQKIGGK; encoded by the coding sequence ATGGAGAAAAATAAAAATTACAAAACAGAGAGAAGGAATTTGATTATGCTTCAGGGGAAAAAAATATTGTTTGTATTCATGGCCATCGGCATCTTACTGTGTGCCATGGGAACGGTTCAGGCCGCGCCTGCCGCTGCGTCCGTGGGTTATGTTGATTATTTATATTTGATTAATCACCATCCCGATACATCTGGTGCTAATGAGGCGCTGAAGGCAGAGCGTGATCAGGATAAGCAGCAGTATGACGAGAAGTCCGCCGCACTCAGTGACCCGGATAAACAGGCCTTGGCAAAACAACTCAATCAACAGGTGGAGCAAAAGAGGCAGGAACTGCTTAAGCCGATCGCGGAAAAAATTAATGCTGCAATCAAAGAAGTTGCGGATGAAAAAGGGTTGTCAATCGTCATCAGTAAAAACAACGTGATTTATGGCGGGGTTGATATTACCGCTGATGTCTTGCAAAAGATCGGCGGTAAATAA